The sequence TCACATAATACGGTTCCATGGGGGTTAACATGCCCACATTCGCATTTAATTTTATTCATTATTAAAACCCCTTCAAGTAACAATTTCATCTTCGTTTATTATACATGATGTTATTCAATGAACCATAGTAAAAACTACTTTTTTTTCTCAGCAAGAGCTCGAAGTTGTTTTACTTCATGAGGAGTTAACGCTCGATATTCTCCAGGTACAAGTCCATCAACGGTTAAAAATGCAAATCGCTCTCTTTTTAATTTTTGAACCATAAGCCTAATTCCTTCCAGCATTCTTCTCACTTGCCGATTTCGCCCTTCATGTAAAACCACTTGAATTATAGATTGGTTCTTCTGCTTATCCATAGATAAAATTTTGGCTGACACTGCCCTTAATTTTTCTCCATCAGAAATAACGCCTTTTCGCAGTTGATTAATATCGTCCTTGTTAGGAATGCCCTTTACTTTTGCAATATAGACTTTTTCTAACTCCGAACTTGGATGGATCATTTTCTGAGCAAAATCGCCATCGTTTGTTAATAACAAAACTCCAGTAGTATCATAATCTAACCGTCCAACCGGAAAAATTCTTTCTGGTACATTTGGAAAGAAATCAGTAACAACCTTTCTATCTTTGTCATCCTTTACAGCTGAAATAACTCCACGCGGCTTATAAAATAAAAAATAAACAGACTCCTCTTTCGATAAAGGAATGCCATTAACCTCAATTTCATCTTGGGTACTCGCCTTAGTGCCAAGTTCAGTAACTACTTTTCCATTAACTCTAACTTTCCCTTGGAGAATTAATTCTTCGGCTTTCCTTCTGGATGTTACTCCACTTTGAGCAATAATCTTTTGTAAACGTTCTCGACTATTTGTCATACAATCACCTGCTTTTTCTATTTGTTCTTAAGATAATATTAGTATACATAGAAATAGCGTTAACATCCCATGTTAACGCTACCCAAATACCATTGACACAATAAGAATTGATGCTATTATACCAATTAAATCAGCTAATAGTCCAACCTTTAGAGCATCTCCCATTTTTCTTATCCCAACCGCGCCAAAGTAGACTGTAATAATATATAAAGTGGTGTCTGTACTCCCTTGCATAGTGGAGGCTAGTCTTCCAATGAAGGAATCGGCGCCATAAGTTTGGATTAGTTCTGTTGTCATTCCTAAGGCCGCCGTGCCCGAAATGGGACGGACGAGAGCCAAAGGAACAATTTCGGATGGAATACCTATTAGATTTAACAAAGGTTCAAGAAACGATGTGAATGCCTCCATAGCTCCAGAAGCCCTAAAAATAGCAATGGACACCATCATTCCTAATAAAAACGGCAAAAGATTACTTGCAATTTTTAACCCTTCTTTTCCTCCTTCAACGAAAGCTTCATAAGCTGGAACTTTTCGATATAATCCAACTAATAGGATAAAAAGGATTACTCCAGGAATAATCCACGTACTTATAGTTCCAATCCACTCCATTATACCCCCCTCCTAATCCGGAGAAAATGAAAGAAGCGATCAATAATTAAAGCTCCAATGGTTGATATTGCAGTGGCTACAATGGTAGTTCCCACAATTTCCGTAGGTGATATCGACCCATATTTTATTCGAATAGCAATAACTGTTGTCGGAATCAAGGTCAAGCTTGATGTATTTATAGCTAATAGAGTAATCATAGAGCGACTGGCATCATTCCTTCCATGTAACCTTTTCATCTCCTCCATGGCTTTTATTCCCATAGGAGTTGCGGCGTTACCTAAACCAAATAAATTTGCTGTAATATTGGAAAGAATATATCCCATTGCTGGATGATCTGGAGGAATATCTGGAAAAATGCGCGTTACGATTGGACGGAAAATTCTAGATAAAGCTCTTAAGACTCCTCCATATTCAGCTATTTTCATCATTCCTAACCAAAACACTAATACACTAAGTAAACCAATCGTAACCGCTACTGCCTCTTCCGCACTTTGAAATAGTGCTTTATTTACTTCATCCATTGTTCCATTAAACATGGCAAAAATTATTCCTATAACCGCCATAAACATCCATATGTAATTAACCATCAGTTATTTCACTCCGATCAATTGGAAAAAGACTTCCATAGTCAAAGACATGATCGAATGTTTATTCTTCGGATTTGTAGAAACTACATTTGAGGAGGCTATTTCTTGATCATCCAACTCATAAAACATCCTTCCAAGTACGTCACTGTTTTTTTCTTGTTTAGGTATCCACTTTGCTTCTACTCTTGATACTTCCTCTTGGGTCAGCGGATATTTTTTTGAATTAGGGAAATAGGCTGTCCGATCGTCAAAGATCCATTGTTCAGAAAGCTTTCCTTCTTTTTGTAAGGTCTCTAATTTAAAATTTTTAAATCCCCACTCAAATAAGGCCTGATGATCATTCCAATCATCTGGAGCATTTAATGTTACTGCAATTAAGTCCATTCCATCCTTATGTGCAGAAGAGACAAGCGTTCTCCCTGCTGCTCTCGTATACCCTGTTTTTCCTCCTGTACAATACTCATAATACGCTGTTAATAGCTTATTTTTATTTTTCCAGCTATACGTACGATTTTCTGATTTATACCATTCAGTTCCAGAAATCTTCCGAAATGTTTCATTATCCATCGCATGTTTCATAAGTAAAGCCATATCATAAGCTGTAGAATAATGAGACTCAGAGTCCAAGCCATGCGGATTATCAAAAGAACTGTTTTGCATCCCAATCCATGCTGCTTTTTCGTTCATAAGATAACTAAATCCTTCTACGCTACCCCCTAGATATTCTGCAATAGCGACAGCCGCATCATTACCTGATCTTAGCATCAAACCATAGACTAGATCCTTGAGTTTGATCTTTTCTCCTTCCTCTAAGTAAATGGAAGAACCTTCCGTGTGTGTGGCATTCTTACTTACGGTAACTGTTTGATCCATCTTTCCTGACTCAACAGCTATAATTGCAGTCATAATCTTTGTAATGCTTGCGATTAATCTTTCCTCATGTGCCTTTTTTTCATAAAGGATTCTCCCAGTAGATTGTTCTATTAAAACCGCATTTCTAGCTGACACATTAGGCCCTCCAGAAGCAGAAACGGTTACAGTAAAGCTAATCCAAAGAATTAATCCGATGATCCCAATCCTTCTCACGTAAGTTCCTCCCATCCGCTCTTTGTTATCAATGTATGAAAAAGAGGACGGGCTTATGATTCCTAAAAAAAGAAAACCCCTTTAAGAAGGGGTTTCAGTGTCATCATGCATCACAATTTTTGTTCGATAATCCGTTTCATAATAGGCAAGCTCTTCTCTTATATCTTGAAATGGTTTTTCAAGTTCTCTAATTAATTGAGAGAAGGATGGCGGGGCATCCTTATAGAAGCGAATCGCATTTTTTCCTGTGTAAGCTGCTCGACTATTTTCATACCATGGTTCTTCCTTTGGAGAAAAGAACTCAGAAATACATTGATGATAAATAACATATAAAGTTTTTTCAGCAGCAGACTTTCGAAAGACTTCAGATTTTAGGATAACTTCTACAGCATCTTGTGCTTCATTGCAAAAAACTTCTAACCTCCGAAGTGTGGCAAGTAAATGACGATAATAATCTTGATTCTCATTTTTCACTTCCTGCTGAAGTTCCTTTAAATTATGGTTGTCCAAATAATCCGCCATTTTATTGGTCACTTGATCCAAAAAAGTCTCCACTTGTTCCATTTGTGACCGAACGAGTGTATTGCTCATTTCAATCCCTCCCAAGGGCACGAAGTTGTATTTAAAAAGGTAAGAAAGTATAAAACCTGACTAGCTTCAGCGATAAAATTTACCAAGCCACAATCTCAGTTTTTGTTCCGAGCAATAGCATGAAAGAAAGCTACTTAGAGCTTCTTCACAGAATCAAGAGCTTTTCTTGATTCCAGGGACAGCCTATCCATTAGAGTTGGTTCCCCCATCTCGGTAGATGATTATGGCGCTTGAGTTTTACTGATATTGCTATTGTATGATTAATCTTCAATAAAAGATGTATTTGATTCTAAATAATAACTTTCACCATCGGCAATCTTCATACAAAGTTGTTGCATTGAGTCCCATTTTATGTCTTTAAATATTTTTTTATAGTCTTCCAGTTCACTTATATACACTTTTTTTCTGGATTTCCATTCTGGATTCCTGATCAATGCAATTAGGGCTACTACGTCTTTTAGATCGACTGTTTTCTCTCCGAATATCATAATTGGATCACTCTCAAAAGGGGTGAATTCTGATCGTAATTCATCGAAATAACGGACATAGAGTAAAGAAAAAACATGATCTTCACCATCAATATCTAAAAGCACTTCCGAACGATTAAAGAAATCCTCGGGTGAATTTGATTTTTCTTTATCTAACTCATATCCATGGATCTGTTTAATTTTCATTTTCATTCCTCCACTTCCCAATTTACCCTTTTATCATACCACAAAAAATATTCATAGGAACAAAATACTTCATTCCTCTAGGGGTGATGCACTATATCTTCTTAGAAATAAGTCAGGACTACCCTCTTCTTCTCCCAGTACGTTTTCTTCTGGCAAAGGAGGTAAGTCTTCCAAGCTTGATAAACCGAAATACGTCAAAAAATTAGTTGTGGTGCCGAATAATATAGGTCTACCAGCACCTTCCTTTCTTCCTTTTTCTTCAACCAACCCTCTCGATACAAGTGTTTGGATCGCACGATCACTGTTGACCCCCCGCACTTCCTCTACTTCAACACGTGTTATCGGTTGACGATAAGCAATAATAGATAATGCTTCTAGTGCAGCTTGAGAAAGCCTGGAAGCTTGTGGAGATTCCATTAATCTTTGAAAGTAAACAGCGTGCTCCGGTTTTGTGGTCAACTGATAAATTTCTCCAGACCTCATGAGCATCATTCCACGTTGTGTATTTTCATAATCATACTTTAATTCTTCAATCACTACATCTATCGTGTTTAAATCCACCTCTAGAATGTGGGCTAGTTGTTTTTTAGTTAGTCCCTCATCTCCGGATGCAAAAAGCAAACCTTCAACAACAGCTTTCCATTTTACTTCTTCCATACTACTTCCTCCATCTTGAACACTCGGATTTCTCCAAAATGTTCATTTTGCACGCAATATACGTGATGACCTTTCATCAGTTCCAAAATAGCAATAAAAGTAACAACAATGTGATTCCTGCTTGCTATTGGAAATAATTGATGAAATAAAATCCCTTCTGAACTATATTCTAACGACAAAAGGATTTCTTCCATTCTTTGTTGGATTGGAATTTCCTGTTTTTGCACCCTTGTTTCAAGTGGTTCGTCCCACTTTTTTCTTTCTAACATTTTTTTCATTGCAGCAATCATGTCAAATAAAGAAACCTCTAGTGGGGCAGGGCTAGAATCTGAATTTTTGTACTCCTCTAATCCAGTTGGAGGTCTAGTATATACCTGATTTTGATCAAGTTCTCTCTGTTGCAGCTCGTGTGCAGCTTCCTTATATTTTCGGTATTCTATGAGTCGCCTCATTAACTCATCCCTAGGGTCTTCTTCTTCTAAATCTAAATCTTCAGGTTCCAATTCTTGTCTGGGAATCAACATGTAACTTTTCATAGCCAGTAAAGTAGCAGCCATAACGAGGTACTCACTAGCGATATCAAGCCTTAACTCCTTCATAGTATGTATATACGTCATATACTGCTCTGTGATCGTTGACACGGGAATATCATAAATATCTATTTCATACTGTTGGATCAAGTGTAATAACAGATCCAACGGTCCTTCAAAAGCTTCTAATTTTACACGATACATTTGATCCATAATGAAATTTCCTCTCCAAAAAAGGATAATTCTATCAAACGCCTACACCAATATTAGGATACCGGCATATGTTACAACGTAAGATAAATCTTACCGAAAAAACGGGAATTCGTTAACAAATTATTTCAAGGAGGTAATAAAAATGGGTGCTACAGGTTATGGCGCTGGATTTTCTTTAATAGTAGTGTTATTTATTCTACTAATTATTGTAGGTGCTGCTTGGTTCTAAAACAATAGTAAGAGAAGGGGCGTACTTTTACGTCCCTATTTTTGTTCCAAAATAAAGTATAAAATATGTCTAACTCCAGCGAAAAAGCTTCATCGAGTGATCTTCGAAGTTTTTGCCCCGAATAATCGCACAAAGGAAAGCTACTTAGAGCTACTTTGCAGAAACAAGTGCTTTTTTGTTTCGAAGGCGCTTGCGCTTTTCTTATGCCATATCTTTTTTCCAAATACATCATATGTTAAACTTTATCATAACGTCCTCCTATTTGAGTAGTTATATTTAAAAGGGTGAATTATTTATGTATGATTCTGCTTATATTGATTATTTGGCCCATTTACATGGTACAAGAGATTATTTTGAATGTCACGAATTGTTAGAAGAGAGATGGAAAAGGGATCTGCCATTAAAAAAAGATGCAATCCTTGTTGGGTTTATACAATACGCCGTATCTCTCTATCATTATCGTAGAAATAATTATGAAGGAGCCATACGTACACTTGAAAAGGCCATGACCATCTTTTCTGAAAAAGAGTCAGAAATACAAGAATATGGTATTGACTCTCCACATTTTCAAAGAAAACTAACAGAGCTTTTTCAAACAATGAAGGCTAAGAAGCCTTATAAAAGTATAAATATCCCACTAAGTGATCCTATTCTTATTGAAAAAGTAAAGAAAAGATGTCTTGAATTGAACTGTACCTTTGGAGATCAAAGCAATTTACAAGACAAGTTATTAGTTCATAAGCATAAAAAAAGAGATAGAACCGAGGTTATTCAAGAAAGGTTACAATCACTACAAAAAAAAACTAAGGCAAAATAGCCTTAGTTTTTTATAGTATCTTCGTTTGATTTTCGCATTTGTTAATAAATCTATCAGTTTGTTGATTTGCTATAATTTTGAATTTTTCTCCAAAAAGTTGCTTTACTTCTTCTACCATTTTCTTTCCAATCCCCTGATTACGATGGGAAGGATTAACACTAATGTGTTGAATGATCACTTTGTCTTCTTCAAAACGCACTCCGATAATACCCAGAATATCTTCTTCCTTCCATAAGTAAAGCTCCCAACTCGAGTTTTCCTCATATTCTTTAATTGTTTGTTGTAACTTCTTTACATCCTTTTCTTCTGGCATAAAAGAAAGTAACCCCATTGCAATTTTTTCAAAATTTTTCTTGAAACGCACCAACATAATTATCCCTCATTATTCGTTAGCTTTTCTTTCAATCAATAGGAACAGACTCAAATAACAAAAATGTTACTACTATTTATGACTGAATTTTTCTTATTTGTCAATCCTACCAGATAATAAATTACCAAATAAATGGTTATTTATAAAAAACTTTTTTTACTTATTATCCCCACTTAGTAAGAAACTATACTTCAAATTTAATAATTTCTCAACCGAGTCGATTTTCTCACCTAAATGTTTCTAAAATTCTCCATCCATCTGATTTTTTAGTGCCTATTCGAAAGGGTATCAAGTTAATTATTGACATCC is a genomic window of Bacillaceae bacterium S4-13-56 containing:
- a CDS encoding pseudouridine synthase, which gives rise to MTNSRERLQKIIAQSGVTSRRKAEELILQGKVRVNGKVVTELGTKASTQDEIEVNGIPLSKEESVYFLFYKPRGVISAVKDDKDRKVVTDFFPNVPERIFPVGRLDYDTTGVLLLTNDGDFAQKMIHPSSELEKVYIAKVKGIPNKDDINQLRKGVISDGEKLRAVSAKILSMDKQKNQSIIQVVLHEGRNRQVRRMLEGIRLMVQKLKRERFAFLTVDGLVPGEYRALTPHEVKQLRALAEKKK
- a CDS encoding spore maturation protein — translated: MEWIGTISTWIIPGVILFILLVGLYRKVPAYEAFVEGGKEGLKIASNLLPFLLGMMVSIAIFRASGAMEAFTSFLEPLLNLIGIPSEIVPLALVRPISGTAALGMTTELIQTYGADSFIGRLASTMQGSTDTTLYIITVYFGAVGIRKMGDALKVGLLADLIGIIASILIVSMVFG
- a CDS encoding nucleoside recognition domain-containing protein, with amino-acid sequence MVNYIWMFMAVIGIIFAMFNGTMDEVNKALFQSAEEAVAVTIGLLSVLVFWLGMMKIAEYGGVLRALSRIFRPIVTRIFPDIPPDHPAMGYILSNITANLFGLGNAATPMGIKAMEEMKRLHGRNDASRSMITLLAINTSSLTLIPTTVIAIRIKYGSISPTEIVGTTIVATAISTIGALIIDRFFHFLRIRRGV
- a CDS encoding D-alanyl-D-alanine carboxypeptidase family protein, translated to MGGTYVRRIGIIGLILWISFTVTVSASGGPNVSARNAVLIEQSTGRILYEKKAHEERLIASITKIMTAIIAVESGKMDQTVTVSKNATHTEGSSIYLEEGEKIKLKDLVYGLMLRSGNDAAVAIAEYLGGSVEGFSYLMNEKAAWIGMQNSSFDNPHGLDSESHYSTAYDMALLMKHAMDNETFRKISGTEWYKSENRTYSWKNKNKLLTAYYEYCTGGKTGYTRAAGRTLVSSAHKDGMDLIAVTLNAPDDWNDHQALFEWGFKNFKLETLQKEGKLSEQWIFDDRTAYFPNSKKYPLTQEEVSRVEAKWIPKQEKNSDVLGRMFYELDDQEIASSNVVSTNPKNKHSIMSLTMEVFFQLIGVK
- a CDS encoding DUF3907 family protein — its product is MSNTLVRSQMEQVETFLDQVTNKMADYLDNHNLKELQQEVKNENQDYYRHLLATLRRLEVFCNEAQDAVEVILKSEVFRKSAAEKTLYVIYHQCISEFFSPKEEPWYENSRAAYTGKNAIRFYKDAPPSFSQLIRELEKPFQDIREELAYYETDYRTKIVMHDDTETPS
- the scpB gene encoding SMC-Scp complex subunit ScpB, coding for MEEVKWKAVVEGLLFASGDEGLTKKQLAHILEVDLNTIDVVIEELKYDYENTQRGMMLMRSGEIYQLTTKPEHAVYFQRLMESPQASRLSQAALEALSIIAYRQPITRVEVEEVRGVNSDRAIQTLVSRGLVEEKGRKEGAGRPILFGTTTNFLTYFGLSSLEDLPPLPEENVLGEEEGSPDLFLRRYSASPLEE
- a CDS encoding segregation/condensation protein A is translated as MDQMYRVKLEAFEGPLDLLLHLIQQYEIDIYDIPVSTITEQYMTYIHTMKELRLDIASEYLVMAATLLAMKSYMLIPRQELEPEDLDLEEEDPRDELMRRLIEYRKYKEAAHELQQRELDQNQVYTRPPTGLEEYKNSDSSPAPLEVSLFDMIAAMKKMLERKKWDEPLETRVQKQEIPIQQRMEEILLSLEYSSEGILFHQLFPIASRNHIVVTFIAILELMKGHHVYCVQNEHFGEIRVFKMEEVVWKK
- a CDS encoding YjcZ family sporulation protein, whose protein sequence is MGATGYGAGFSLIVVLFILLIIVGAAWF
- a CDS encoding DUF309 domain-containing protein is translated as MYDSAYIDYLAHLHGTRDYFECHELLEERWKRDLPLKKDAILVGFIQYAVSLYHYRRNNYEGAIRTLEKAMTIFSEKESEIQEYGIDSPHFQRKLTELFQTMKAKKPYKSINIPLSDPILIEKVKKRCLELNCTFGDQSNLQDKLLVHKHKKRDRTEVIQERLQSLQKKTKAK
- a CDS encoding GNAT family N-acetyltransferase, which produces MLVRFKKNFEKIAMGLLSFMPEEKDVKKLQQTIKEYEENSSWELYLWKEEDILGIIGVRFEEDKVIIQHISVNPSHRNQGIGKKMVEEVKQLFGEKFKIIANQQTDRFINKCENQTKIL